In one window of Deltaproteobacteria bacterium DNA:
- a CDS encoding DUF433 domain-containing protein, translated as MTDWKTCPAVERNPRKISGGWAFTGTRVPVYALFENLESGATVKQFLEWFPEVKEWQVASVLNHETEQLKTTAQV; from the coding sequence ATGACCGATTGGAAGACCTGCCCGGCGGTGGAACGCAACCCCCGCAAAATCAGCGGAGGCTGGGCCTTCACCGGAACAAGAGTACCGGTATACGCTCTCTTCGAGAACTTGGAGAGCGGTGCCACGGTCAAACAGTTCCTTGAGTGGTTTCCCGAGGTGAAGGAATGGCAGGTTGCATCTGTCCTCAACCACGAGACGGAACAGCTCAAGACAACAGCCCAGGTATGA